One Fusarium poae strain DAOMC 252244 chromosome 4, whole genome shotgun sequence DNA window includes the following coding sequences:
- a CDS encoding hypothetical protein (BUSCO:53529at5125) translates to MPPAKSSRNHDDSKSDAPNSKEKGGNGHSSTKMRRNASQQNHSHLREVQNAAAVVPQPPAEPVPPSVRQPPPPYHDLRSLFWSPTLWLQWGSFERNVLHAYRREHRLNTPTSFSNPYCQWILSQPNSVGLHSPTMVRRRQARRQSKDQLALAVRKHFNGMGVQENDVIVDFIYKIRHDPNRISKPYAGGKNTNFMK, encoded by the exons ATGCCACCCGCAAAATCCTCTCGTAATCACGACGACTCCAAGTCGGACGCTCCCAATTCCAAAGAAAAAGGTGGAAACGGCCATTCTTCAACAAAGATGCGCCGAAACGCCAGTCAACAAAATCATTCACATCTTCGAGAGGTTCAGAATGCCGCTGCTGTTGTTCCTCAGCCGCCTGCTGAGCCTGTTCCTCCTAGCGTTCGTCAACCCCCTCCTCCATACCATGATCTTCGATCGCTCTTCTGGTCTCCCACCCTCTGG CTGCAATGGGGTTCCTTCGAACGAAACGTCCTCCATGCCTACCGTCGCGAGCACCGTCTCAACACCCCGACCTCTTTCTCCAACCCGTACTGCCAATGGATCCTGTCGCAGCCCAACAGCGTTGGTTTACATTCTCCGACCATGGTCCGACGTCGACAAGCCCGGCGACAAAGCAAAGACCAGCTTGCGCTCGCTGTGCGCAAACACTTTAATGGAATGGGTGTACAGGAGAACGATGTGATCGTCGACTTTATTTACAAGATTCGTCACGATCCCAATCGTATCTCTAAACCATACGCGGGCGGCAAGAATACGAATTTCATGAAATAA
- a CDS encoding hypothetical protein (BUSCO:26690at5125) — protein MNPSLISKAARPSRVLAQNAPKIQCLRKGAQLHTAVWHVNSQRRPSPGKASQSSSAKRLFHATNAVQQKDPYQALGVDKTASASDIKKAYYGLAKKFHPDTNKDPQAKDKFADIQSAYEILSDPKKREQYDQFGAAGFDPSGGGAPGGGGGFGGGHPFSGFGGFGGQGGFGGFGGQGGFGAGVNFEDIFSAFTGQQGFGRRARQQAYQQEILVGENIEVQSTISFMEAAKGTTKTISITPLSTCGTCKGNGMKAGTSRSACSACDGSGTRIHYMQGGFQMASTCGTCDGTGTVIPKGSECKPCSGNGVVRERKTITVDIPAGIEDGMRLRVDGAGDAAPTGRAAEPNARSQNGDLYVFVRVAKDPKFRRDGSNILYTANIPLTTALLGGHAEIPTLDGTVNVKVATGTNTGDKITLPGMGMKRLGSRRGGNGDLRVEYRVTMPKYLSANQRTIVEVLADEMGDKTAKRVMGVGSSRDSNDPESHRDEGFLKSLWHTLTNHPAHQKPNEDGGQNDGSAKKPDDNDKK, from the exons ATGAATCCTAGTTTGATATCAAAGGCCGCCCGTCCCTCACGGGTCCTGGCGCAAAATGCACCAAAGATTCAATGTTTAAGGAAAGGTGCCCAGCTTCACACTGCGGTGTGGCATGTCAATTCTCAGCGTCGGCCTTCTCCTGGGAAGGCATCTCAATCTTCTTCTGCGAAGCGG TTGTTCCATGCTACAAATGCCGTTCAGCAAAAGGATCCTTACCAAGCTCTTGGTGTTGACAAGACCGCGAGCGCCAGCGATATTAAGAAGGCATACTACGGCCTAGCGAAAAAGTTCCACCCCGATACCAATAAGGACCCTCAAGCGAAGGACAAGTTTGCCGATATTCAGTCCGCCTACGAGATTCTGTCCGACCCCAAAAAGCGCGAGCAGTATGACCAATTCGGCGCCGCTGGCTTTGACCCGAGTGGAGGAGGTGCCCCCGGAGGTGGTGGCGGCTTCGGCGGAGGACACCCGTTCTCTGGTTTCGGCGGTTTTGGCGGACAGGGTGGTTTCGGCGGCTTCGGTGGCCAGGGAGGTTTCGGAGCTGGTGTCAACTTTGAAGACATTTTCTCAGCATTCACCGGACAGCAAGGTTTCGGCCGCCGAGCACGGCAACAAGCTTATCAGCAGGAGATCCTGGTCGGCGAAAACATCGAGGTCCAATCTACTATCAGCTTCATGGAGGCAGCGAAGGGTACAACTAAGACCATCTCGATTACACCACTTAGCACCTGCGGCACATGTAAGGGCAACGGCATGAAGGCTGGTACGTCAAGGAGCGCATGTAGCGCTTGCGATGGATCTGGTACACGGATACATTATATGCAGGGTGGTTTTCAAATGGCGTCTACTTGCGGCACTTGCGACGGCACTGGCACGGTTATCCCCAAGGGATCCGAGTGTAAGCCTTGCTCAGGAAATGGCGTTGTGAGGGAGAGGAAGACGATCACGGTGGACATCCCCGCAGGTATCGAAGATGGCATGCGACTCCGAGTTGACGGTGCTGGTGATGCAGCCCCTACTGGCCGGGCTGCTGAACCCAATGCTCGTAGCCAAAACGGAGATCTGTATGTCTTTGTGCGCGTCGCAAAGGATCCTAAATTCCGACGAGACGGTTCCAATATTTTGTATACAGCCAATATCCCTCTCACAACTGCCTTGTTGGGTGGACACGCCGAGATTCCGACTCTAGATGGAACAGTCAACGTTAAGGTTGCTACCGGTACCAACACCGGCGATAAGATCACTCTACCTGGCATGGGAATGAAGCGCCTCGGTTCCCGACGCGGCGGAAACGGTGACCTTAGGGTTGAGTACAGGGTCACTATGCCTAAATACCTGAGCGCCAACCAGCGAACCATTGTTGAGGTGCTTGCGGATGAGATGGGCGATAAGACAGCCAAGCGGGTGATGGGCGTTGGTTCTTCAAG GGACTCAAACGATCCTGAATCGCATAGAGACGAGGGCTTCCTCAAGTCACTCTGGCATACTCTGACCAACCACCCTGCTCATCAAAAGCCGAACGAAGATGGAGGTCAGAATGACGGCTCTGCCAAGAAGCCTGACGACAATGATAAGAAATAA
- a CDS encoding hypothetical protein (BUSCO:54196at5125) produces MASKDSKEDKDALDALELEAKEFDKDAEIDRILKAFRLDAYAVLDLQPGVPDSDIKVTYRKKSLLIHPDKTKNPLAPDAFDRLKKAQTELMDEKHRERLDEAIADARMLLMRENKWTVDSEELKTEDFRKMWRAKARDVLIDNEHRRRRQMKAQLQEEGREQRRTDAELEERKRKRQHEQDWESTRDERISSWRQFQKGPGGDKKKKKKLKPIG; encoded by the exons ATGGCCAGCAAAGACTCAAAAGAAGACAAGGATGCGCTCGATGCGCTCGAGCTCGAAGCCAAGGAATTTGACAAG GATGCTGAGATCGACCGTATCCTGAAAGCTTTTCGACTTGATGC TTATGCTGTTCTCGATCTCCAGCCCGGTGTTCCCGACTCAGACATCAAGGTCACTTACCGCAAGAAGTCCCTACTTATCCACCCCGATAAGACAAAGAACCCGCTAGCCCCGGATGCCTTCGACCGATTAAAGAAGGCTCAGACTGAGCTCATGGATGAAAAGCACCGCGAACGACTAGACGAGGCTATTGCAGACGCGCGCATGTTACTTATGCGCGAGAACAAATGGACTGTGGATAGTGAAGAGCTCAAGACAGAAGATTTCCGAAAGATGTGGCGCGCAAAGGCGCGAGATGTCCTCATTGACAACGAACACCGCCGACGCCGACAAATGAAGGCCCAACTCCAAGAGGAAGGCCGCGAGCAACGACGAACCGATGCCGAGTTGGAGGAGCGCAAGCGCAAGCGACAGCATGAACAAGATTGGGAATCTACCCGGGATGAGCGGATCAGCAGCTGGCGACAGTTTCAGAAAGGGCCGGGTGGcgataagaaaaagaagaagaagctcaagcctATCGGTTGA